Proteins from one Burkholderia oklahomensis C6786 genomic window:
- a CDS encoding sugar-binding transcriptional regulator, giving the protein MSKSSEKLDLATRAAWLYYVAGDTQNEIAEKLQVSRPVAQRLVAFAVEKNLIRVRVDHRVADCLDLAAQLSKRYGLAMCEVVPIDGDAPDAIDRKLAVAGAQVMERYLNEEKPMVVAVSSGRTLKAAVAQIAQLERPQHRLVSMVGAIAQDGSSNPYDVAQHISEKTGGKHFLLPAPLFADSDAERAQWCNHRLYRIVEKLSAQADVAFVGVGNIGAHCPLFEDGFITADELSEMVELGAVAEMLGLPIDAQGRRIAASTSARVTSVALDAPPKRPTIGFAGGPRKRVAVLAALRGGWLSGLVTDETCARAALAEQA; this is encoded by the coding sequence GTGTCCAAATCCTCCGAAAAACTCGATCTCGCGACGCGCGCCGCATGGCTCTACTACGTCGCGGGCGACACCCAGAACGAAATCGCCGAGAAGCTGCAGGTGTCGCGCCCCGTCGCGCAGCGCCTCGTCGCGTTCGCGGTCGAGAAGAACCTGATTCGCGTGCGCGTCGACCATCGCGTCGCCGACTGCCTCGATCTCGCCGCGCAGCTGTCGAAGCGCTACGGCCTCGCGATGTGCGAAGTCGTGCCGATCGACGGCGACGCGCCCGACGCGATCGACCGCAAGCTCGCGGTCGCGGGCGCGCAGGTGATGGAGCGCTATCTGAACGAAGAAAAGCCGATGGTGGTCGCGGTCAGCAGCGGCCGGACGCTGAAGGCCGCGGTCGCGCAGATCGCGCAGCTCGAGCGGCCGCAGCACCGGCTCGTGTCGATGGTCGGCGCGATCGCGCAGGACGGCTCGTCGAACCCGTACGACGTCGCGCAGCACATCTCCGAGAAGACGGGCGGCAAGCACTTCCTGCTGCCCGCGCCGCTCTTCGCGGACAGCGACGCCGAGCGCGCGCAGTGGTGCAATCACCGGCTGTACCGGATCGTCGAGAAGCTGTCGGCGCAAGCGGACGTCGCGTTCGTCGGCGTCGGCAACATCGGCGCGCACTGCCCGCTGTTCGAGGACGGCTTCATCACCGCCGACGAGCTGAGCGAGATGGTCGAGCTCGGCGCGGTGGCCGAGATGCTCGGTCTGCCGATCGACGCGCAAGGGCGGCGAATCGCAGCGTCGACGAGCGCGCGCGTGACGAGCGTCGCGCTCGACGCGCCGCCGAAGCGGCCGACGATCGGCTTCGCGGGCGGGCCGCGCAAGCGCGTCGCGGTGCTCGCGGCGCTGCGCGGCGGGTGGCTGTCGGGGCTCGTGACCGACGAGACCTGCGCGCGGGCGGCGCTCGCGGAGCAAGCCTAG
- a CDS encoding haloacid dehalogenase-like hydrolase → MKTGRRHFVRSLASASAAMAAAAWSPARAASDAAATPAAPLSLTPGRWSPHNVARLRDVLAGHGSSSARYRADRRPYAVFDWDNTSIMNDCEEALLMYQIDGLHYRLTPGQFSAILRQGVPDGPFDAKLGYTTIDGKPVRMEDIAADVDADYRWLHANYQGLGGDKPLDEIHRSEQFKDFRAKLYFMYDAICDTYPVEIGYKWIMYWYAGMTRDELQAMAYQSNVANLGDALRKVAYESSRALPGKAGVVAATHFHGIRIHEEIRAMMDTLRSNGIDVYVSTASLDDVVRVFAGHPAFGYGVPAENVIGMRLVTADGKYVNEYAPNWQFNYGPGKTVGIRNELQSKKGYGPLLVFGDSDGDAWMLRDFADTAVGVIVNRMKKGEIGLDSRKAAEQIGAKDARLVLQGRNENTGLMVADERSIKYGKSEPKLLA, encoded by the coding sequence ATGAAAACAGGACGTCGACACTTCGTTCGCTCGTTGGCGAGCGCCTCGGCCGCGATGGCCGCCGCCGCATGGTCCCCGGCGCGCGCCGCGTCCGACGCGGCCGCCACGCCCGCCGCCCCGCTGTCGCTGACGCCCGGCCGCTGGTCGCCGCACAACGTCGCGCGGCTGCGCGACGTGCTCGCCGGGCACGGCTCGTCGAGCGCGCGCTACCGCGCCGACCGCCGGCCCTACGCGGTGTTCGACTGGGACAACACGAGCATCATGAACGACTGCGAAGAGGCGCTGCTGATGTACCAGATCGACGGGCTGCACTACCGGCTGACGCCTGGCCAGTTCTCCGCGATCCTGCGCCAGGGCGTGCCGGACGGCCCGTTCGACGCAAAGCTCGGCTACACGACGATCGACGGCAAGCCGGTGCGGATGGAGGACATCGCGGCCGACGTCGATGCCGACTATCGCTGGCTGCATGCGAACTATCAGGGCCTCGGCGGCGACAAGCCGCTCGACGAGATCCATCGCAGCGAGCAGTTCAAGGATTTCCGCGCGAAGCTGTATTTCATGTACGACGCGATCTGCGACACGTATCCGGTCGAGATCGGCTACAAGTGGATCATGTACTGGTACGCGGGCATGACGCGCGACGAGCTGCAGGCGATGGCGTATCAGAGCAACGTCGCGAATCTCGGCGACGCGCTGCGCAAGGTCGCGTACGAAAGCTCGCGCGCGCTGCCGGGCAAGGCTGGCGTCGTCGCCGCGACACACTTCCACGGCATCCGCATCCACGAGGAAATTCGCGCGATGATGGACACGCTGCGCTCGAACGGGATCGACGTGTACGTGAGCACCGCATCGCTCGACGACGTCGTGCGCGTGTTCGCCGGCCATCCGGCGTTCGGCTACGGCGTGCCCGCGGAGAACGTGATCGGCATGCGGCTCGTGACGGCCGACGGCAAGTACGTGAACGAATACGCGCCGAACTGGCAGTTCAACTACGGGCCGGGCAAGACCGTCGGCATTCGCAACGAGCTGCAGTCGAAGAAGGGCTACGGGCCGCTCCTCGTGTTCGGCGACAGCGACGGCGACGCGTGGATGCTGCGCGACTTCGCCGATACCGCTGTCGGCGTGATCGTCAACCGGATGAAGAAAGGCGAGATCGGTCTCGACAGCCGGAAGGCGGCCGAGCAGATCGGCGCGAAGGACGCGCGTCTCGTGCTGCAGGGACGCAACGAGAACACCGGGCTGATGGTCGCCGACGAACGCTCGATCAAGTACGGCAAGAGCGAGCCCAAGCTGCTCGCATGA
- a CDS encoding ABC transporter ATP-binding protein, translating to MASVLLRNIAKRYDDNEVLRSVNLDIADGEFVVFVGPSGCGKSTLMRMIAGLEDISSGDLLIDGAKVNDVPSAKRGIAMVFQSYALYPHMTLYDNMAFGLKLAGAKKQEIDDAVRQAAKILHIDHLLERKPKQLSGGQRQRVAIGRAITRKPKVFLFDEPLSNLDAALRVKMRLEFARLHDELKTTMIYVTHDQVEAMTLADKIVVLSAGSVQQVGTPNELYHAPANQFVAGFIGSPKMNFLAGVVESASADGVLVRFESGETQRVAVDAAALHAGDVRVGDVRVGDVRVGDMRVGDMRVGERVTVGIRPEHLHVGVAGGDGVVARTMAVESLGDAAYLYAESPVAPDGLIARIPPLDTYRAGEMLRVGAQPEHCHLFDEAGRAFKRKPKHAMAA from the coding sequence ATGGCAAGCGTGCTCCTGCGCAATATCGCGAAGCGCTACGACGACAACGAAGTGCTGCGCAGCGTCAATCTCGACATCGCGGACGGCGAGTTCGTCGTGTTCGTCGGGCCGAGCGGCTGCGGCAAATCCACGCTGATGCGGATGATCGCCGGGCTCGAGGACATCTCGAGCGGCGATCTGCTGATCGACGGCGCGAAGGTCAACGACGTGCCGAGCGCGAAGCGCGGCATCGCGATGGTGTTCCAGTCGTATGCGCTCTATCCGCACATGACGCTCTACGACAACATGGCGTTCGGCCTCAAGCTCGCGGGCGCGAAGAAGCAGGAGATCGACGACGCGGTCAGGCAGGCGGCGAAGATCCTGCACATCGATCATCTGCTCGAGCGCAAGCCGAAGCAGCTGTCGGGCGGCCAGCGGCAGCGCGTCGCGATCGGCCGCGCGATCACGAGAAAGCCGAAGGTGTTTCTGTTCGACGAGCCACTGTCGAACCTCGACGCGGCGCTGCGCGTGAAGATGCGGCTCGAGTTCGCGCGGCTGCACGACGAGCTGAAGACGACGATGATCTATGTGACGCACGATCAGGTCGAGGCGATGACGCTCGCCGACAAGATCGTCGTGCTGTCGGCGGGCAGCGTCCAGCAGGTCGGCACGCCGAACGAGCTGTATCACGCGCCCGCGAACCAGTTCGTCGCGGGCTTCATCGGCTCGCCGAAGATGAACTTTCTCGCGGGCGTCGTTGAATCGGCGTCGGCCGACGGCGTGCTCGTGCGCTTCGAGTCGGGCGAGACGCAGCGCGTCGCGGTCGATGCGGCGGCGCTGCACGCGGGCGACGTGCGCGTAGGCGACGTGCGCGTAGGCGACGTGCGCGTAGGCGACATGCGCGTAGGCGACATGCGCGTGGGCGAGCGCGTGACGGTCGGTATCCGGCCCGAGCATCTGCACGTCGGCGTCGCGGGCGGCGACGGCGTCGTCGCGCGGACGATGGCGGTCGAGTCGCTCGGCGACGCCGCTTATCTGTACGCGGAGTCGCCGGTCGCGCCGGACGGGCTGATCGCGCGGATTCCGCCGCTCGACACGTATCGCGCGGGCGAGATGCTGCGCGTCGGCGCGCAGCCCGAGCACTGCCATCTGTTCGACGAAGCAGGGCGCGCGTTCAAGCGGAAGCCGAAGCACGCGATGGCGGCTTGA
- a CDS encoding HAD family hydrolase yields MKADATAQANDARVLVCDCDGVLIDSETIAADVLVRELEARWPGVAVRPIVMPLLGLRTERVLGGASARAGRALADSDIEAIRRSVEAAAVEAPIVDGIDAALAQVDLTIACASNSRRHYVDAALRRTGLKRFFGERLFCADGVARPKPAPDVYLAAAHTLGVAPSRCLVVEDSATGVTAAAAAGMTVLGFIGGGHTSPSQVDALRGIGARRVFDDMRELPGLVAQWVATGAVQPY; encoded by the coding sequence ATGAAGGCAGACGCGACGGCGCAGGCGAACGACGCGCGCGTGCTCGTCTGCGATTGCGACGGCGTACTGATCGACAGCGAGACGATCGCGGCCGACGTGCTCGTGCGCGAGCTCGAGGCGCGCTGGCCGGGCGTCGCGGTGCGTCCGATCGTGATGCCGCTCCTCGGCCTGCGGACCGAGCGCGTGCTCGGCGGCGCGAGCGCGCGCGCAGGCCGTGCGCTCGCCGATTCGGACATCGAAGCGATTCGGCGCAGCGTCGAGGCGGCGGCCGTCGAGGCGCCGATCGTCGACGGCATCGACGCCGCGCTCGCGCAGGTCGATCTGACGATCGCGTGCGCGAGCAACAGCCGGCGGCATTACGTCGACGCCGCGCTGCGCCGGACGGGCCTGAAGCGCTTCTTCGGCGAGCGGCTCTTCTGCGCGGACGGCGTCGCGCGGCCGAAGCCCGCGCCCGACGTCTATCTCGCCGCCGCGCACACGCTCGGCGTCGCGCCGTCGCGGTGCCTCGTCGTCGAGGACAGCGCGACGGGCGTGACGGCCGCGGCGGCGGCGGGCATGACGGTGCTCGGCTTCATCGGCGGCGGGCACACGTCGCCGTCGCAGGTCGATGCGCTGCGCGGGATCGGCGCGCGGCGCGTGTTCGACGACATGCGCGAGCTGCCCGGGCTCGTCGCGCAATGGGTCGCGACGGGCGCGGTGCAGCCGTACTGA
- a CDS encoding carbohydrate ABC transporter permease — MSDLTVSTSHGTSHGAGGGPPAAFGAVKRALPGVLAWLVALVLFFPIFWMAITAFKTEQQAYSSTLVFVPTLDSFREVFARSNYFAFAWNSVLISAGVTVICLLLAVPAAYAMAFFPGKRTQKVLLWMLSTKMMPSVGVLVPIYLMWKNAGLLDTVSGLVIVYTLINLPIAVWMTFTYFNEIPRDILEAGRIDGASTWQEIVYLLMPMALPGLASTALLLVILSWNEAFWSINLSSSNAAPLTVFIASYSSPEGLFWAKLSAASLLAVAPILVVGWLSQKQLVRGLTFGAVK; from the coding sequence ATGAGCGATCTGACCGTATCGACTTCGCACGGAACTTCTCACGGCGCGGGCGGCGGGCCGCCCGCCGCGTTCGGCGCCGTGAAGCGCGCGCTGCCCGGCGTGCTTGCATGGCTCGTCGCGCTCGTGCTGTTCTTTCCGATCTTCTGGATGGCGATCACCGCGTTCAAGACCGAGCAGCAGGCGTATTCGTCGACGCTCGTGTTCGTGCCGACGCTCGACAGCTTCCGCGAGGTGTTCGCGCGCAGCAACTACTTCGCGTTCGCGTGGAACTCGGTGCTGATCTCGGCGGGCGTCACGGTGATCTGCCTGCTGCTCGCCGTGCCCGCCGCGTACGCGATGGCGTTCTTTCCCGGCAAGCGCACGCAGAAAGTGCTGCTGTGGATGCTGTCGACGAAGATGATGCCGTCCGTCGGCGTGCTCGTGCCGATCTATCTGATGTGGAAGAACGCGGGGCTCCTCGACACCGTCTCGGGGCTCGTGATCGTCTACACGCTGATCAATCTGCCGATCGCCGTGTGGATGACGTTCACGTACTTCAACGAGATTCCGAGGGACATCCTCGAAGCCGGACGCATCGACGGCGCGTCGACGTGGCAGGAGATCGTCTATCTGCTGATGCCGATGGCGCTGCCCGGGCTCGCGTCGACCGCGCTCCTGCTCGTGATCCTGTCGTGGAACGAGGCATTCTGGAGCATCAACCTGTCGAGCTCGAACGCCGCGCCGCTGACCGTGTTCATCGCGTCGTACTCGAGCCCCGAAGGGCTCTTCTGGGCGAAGCTGTCGGCGGCGTCGCTGCTCGCGGTCGCGCCGATCCTCGTCGTCGGCTGGCTGTCGCAGAAGCAGCTCGTGCGCGGCCTCACGTTCGGGGCGGTCAAATGA
- a CDS encoding carbohydrate ABC transporter permease has translation MRHLRLPLAHSASLGDAGPAAGERARGKPARWLATPSVAVLFLWMAIPLAMTIWFSLSRYNLLNPDVKGFAGLDNYRFLATDPSFLPAIWHTLALIGSVLAITVIGGVLMAVLFDRKFYGQGIARLFAIAPFFVMPTVSALIWKNMILHPVYGLVARAMLALGMQPIDWFAQYPLASIVMIVAWQWLPFAFLILFTAIQSLDQEQKEAARIDGAGPFAMFFYITLPHLKRAIAVVVMMETIFLLSIFAEIYTTTGGGPGDATTNLSYLIYALGLQQFDVGLASAGGILAVVLANVVSFFLVRMLARNLKGEYEA, from the coding sequence ATGCGTCACTTACGTCTTCCTCTCGCTCACTCGGCGTCGCTCGGCGACGCGGGGCCCGCCGCCGGCGAGCGTGCGCGCGGCAAGCCGGCGCGCTGGCTCGCGACGCCGTCCGTCGCCGTGCTGTTCCTGTGGATGGCGATCCCGCTCGCGATGACGATCTGGTTCTCGCTTTCGCGCTACAACCTGCTGAATCCCGATGTCAAAGGCTTCGCCGGCCTCGACAACTACCGCTTCCTCGCGACCGATCCGTCGTTTTTGCCGGCGATCTGGCACACGCTCGCGCTGATCGGCTCGGTGCTCGCGATCACGGTGATCGGCGGCGTGCTGATGGCCGTGCTGTTCGACCGCAAGTTCTACGGGCAGGGCATCGCGCGCCTGTTCGCGATCGCGCCGTTCTTCGTGATGCCGACGGTGTCGGCGCTCATCTGGAAGAACATGATCCTGCATCCGGTGTACGGGCTCGTCGCGCGGGCGATGCTTGCGCTCGGGATGCAGCCGATCGACTGGTTCGCGCAATATCCGCTCGCGTCGATCGTGATGATCGTCGCGTGGCAATGGCTGCCGTTCGCATTCCTGATTCTCTTCACCGCGATCCAGTCGCTCGACCAGGAGCAGAAGGAGGCCGCGCGGATCGACGGCGCGGGCCCGTTCGCGATGTTCTTCTACATCACGCTGCCGCACCTGAAGCGCGCGATCGCGGTCGTCGTGATGATGGAGACGATCTTCCTGCTGTCGATCTTCGCGGAAATCTATACGACGACGGGCGGCGGCCCGGGCGACGCGACGACGAACCTGTCGTACCTGATCTACGCGCTCGGCCTGCAGCAGTTCGACGTGGGGCTTGCATCGGCGGGCGGGATTCTCGCCGTCGTGCTCGCGAACGTCGTGTCGTTCTTCCTCGTGAGAATGCTCGCGCGGAATCTGAAAGGGGAGTACGAAGCATGA
- a CDS encoding ABC transporter substrate-binding protein, with protein MQRKTLIAAAARLFAGAALASSALAAQAATLTIATLNNPDMIELKKLSSAFEKANPDIRLNWVILEENVLRQRATTDITTGSGQFDVMAIGTYEAPQWGKRGWLAPMTNLPADYDLNDVIKTARDSLSYNGQLYALPFYVESSMTFYRKDLFAAKGLKMPEQPTYDQIAEFADKLTDKANGTYGVCLRGKAGWGENMAYVSTVVNTFGGRWFDENWNAQLTSPEWKKAINFYVNLLKKNGPPGASSNGFNENLTLTASGKCAMWIDATVAAGMLYNKQQSQVADKIGFAAAPVAATPKGSHWLWAWALAIPKTSKQQDAAKKFIEWATSKQYVEMVGKDEGWASVPPGTRQSTYQRAEYKAAAPFSDFVLKAIQTADPNDPTLKKVPYTGVQYVGIPEFQSFGTVVGQAIAGAVAGQMSVDQALAAGQAAADRAVRQAGYRK; from the coding sequence ATGCAACGAAAGACGCTCATCGCCGCCGCCGCGCGCCTCTTCGCCGGCGCCGCGCTCGCGTCGTCGGCGCTCGCCGCGCAGGCGGCGACGCTGACGATCGCGACGCTCAACAATCCGGACATGATCGAGCTGAAGAAGCTGTCGTCCGCGTTCGAGAAGGCGAACCCGGACATTCGCCTGAACTGGGTGATTCTCGAAGAAAACGTGCTGCGCCAGCGCGCGACGACCGACATCACGACGGGCAGCGGCCAGTTCGACGTGATGGCGATCGGCACGTACGAGGCGCCGCAGTGGGGCAAGCGCGGCTGGCTCGCGCCGATGACGAACCTGCCCGCCGACTACGACCTGAACGACGTGATCAAGACGGCGCGCGACTCGCTGTCGTACAACGGCCAGCTCTACGCGCTGCCGTTCTACGTCGAGAGCTCGATGACGTTCTACCGGAAGGACCTGTTCGCGGCGAAGGGCCTGAAGATGCCCGAGCAACCGACCTACGACCAGATCGCCGAGTTCGCCGACAAGCTGACCGACAAGGCGAACGGCACGTACGGGGTCTGCCTGCGCGGCAAGGCCGGCTGGGGCGAGAACATGGCGTACGTGTCGACGGTCGTCAACACGTTCGGCGGCCGCTGGTTCGACGAGAACTGGAACGCGCAGCTCACGTCGCCCGAGTGGAAGAAGGCGATCAACTTCTACGTGAACCTGCTGAAGAAGAACGGGCCGCCGGGCGCGAGCTCGAACGGCTTCAACGAGAACCTGACGCTCACCGCATCGGGCAAGTGCGCGATGTGGATCGACGCGACGGTCGCGGCGGGCATGCTGTACAACAAGCAGCAGTCGCAGGTCGCGGACAAGATCGGTTTCGCGGCGGCGCCTGTCGCCGCCACGCCGAAGGGCTCGCACTGGCTGTGGGCGTGGGCGCTCGCGATCCCGAAGACGTCGAAGCAGCAGGACGCGGCGAAGAAGTTCATCGAATGGGCGACGTCGAAGCAGTACGTCGAGATGGTCGGCAAGGACGAAGGCTGGGCGTCGGTGCCGCCGGGAACGCGCCAATCGACCTATCAGCGCGCCGAGTACAAGGCCGCCGCGCCGTTCTCCGACTTCGTGCTGAAGGCGATCCAGACCGCGGATCCGAACGATCCTACGCTGAAGAAGGTGCCGTACACGGGCGTCCAGTATGTCGGCATTCCTGAATTCCAGTCGTTCGGCACGGTCGTCGGCCAGGCGATCGCGGGCGCGGTCGCGGGACAGATGAGCGTCGATCAGGCGCTCGCGGCCGGCCAGGCCGCGGCCGACCGCGCGGTGCGCCAGGCCGGCTACCGGAAGTGA
- a CDS encoding D-tagatose-bisphosphate aldolase, class II, non-catalytic subunit, which yields MRGVNTVVERPRASGHSVQMLREIFDANRAGRASGIYSVCSAHRLVLEAAFEAARADESPLLVEATCNQVNHRGGYTGMTPADFRRDVDALARDAGFPAQALILGGDHLGPNPWRHLCAHDAMREARTMVAAYVAAGFMKIHLDASMACADDVAPLSGATIAERAAQLCAAAEEAAAAVGVSPVYVIGTEVPTPGGEVSVATADNSDDAAEPQASGAAADGGAFAQIEVTRADSVSATLAAHRGAFARHGLRDAWSRVIAIVAQPGVDFDDRRVLDYDPARGAELGASILRTPPLVFEAHSTDYQTDGALAALVRDHFAILKVGPALTFALREALFALTYIEDALFDDASERSQLRDVIDAAMRERPEYWAPYYRGDALAQRLARQFSYSDRIRYYWLQPAVAAALARLFDNLAHRAPPETLVAQWLPDVYAACRRGELAREPVAWVRHRIRDVISRYARACGMQQSA from the coding sequence ATGCGCGGCGTGAACACCGTCGTCGAGCGTCCGCGCGCGAGCGGCCACTCCGTGCAGATGCTGCGCGAGATCTTCGACGCGAACCGCGCGGGCCGCGCGAGCGGCATCTATTCGGTGTGCAGCGCGCATCGTCTCGTGCTCGAAGCGGCGTTCGAGGCGGCGCGCGCCGACGAATCGCCGCTGCTCGTCGAGGCGACCTGCAACCAGGTCAATCATCGCGGCGGCTATACCGGGATGACGCCCGCGGATTTCCGCCGCGACGTCGACGCGCTCGCGCGCGACGCGGGCTTTCCGGCGCAGGCGCTGATTCTCGGCGGCGATCACCTCGGCCCGAATCCGTGGCGGCACCTGTGCGCGCACGATGCGATGCGCGAGGCGCGGACGATGGTCGCCGCGTACGTCGCCGCCGGCTTCATGAAGATCCATCTCGACGCGAGCATGGCGTGCGCGGACGACGTCGCGCCGCTGTCCGGCGCGACGATCGCCGAGCGCGCGGCGCAGCTTTGCGCGGCCGCGGAAGAGGCGGCGGCCGCCGTGGGCGTGTCGCCCGTCTACGTGATCGGCACCGAAGTGCCGACGCCGGGCGGCGAGGTGAGCGTCGCGACGGCCGATAATTCGGACGACGCCGCCGAGCCGCAGGCGAGCGGCGCGGCGGCCGACGGCGGCGCGTTCGCGCAAATCGAAGTCACGCGCGCGGACAGCGTGAGCGCGACGCTCGCCGCGCATCGCGGCGCGTTCGCGCGGCACGGCTTGCGCGACGCGTGGTCGCGCGTGATCGCGATCGTCGCGCAGCCGGGCGTCGATTTCGACGATCGCCGCGTGCTCGACTACGATCCGGCGCGCGGGGCCGAGCTCGGCGCGAGCATCCTGCGCACGCCGCCGCTCGTGTTCGAAGCGCATTCGACCGATTATCAGACGGACGGCGCGCTCGCCGCGCTCGTGCGCGATCACTTCGCGATCCTGAAGGTCGGGCCGGCGCTCACCTTCGCGCTGCGCGAGGCGCTGTTCGCGCTGACCTACATCGAGGATGCGCTCTTCGACGACGCGTCCGAGCGCTCGCAACTGCGCGACGTGATCGACGCGGCGATGCGCGAGCGTCCCGAATACTGGGCGCCGTACTACCGCGGCGACGCGCTCGCGCAGCGGCTCGCGCGCCAGTTCAGCTACAGTGACCGGATTCGCTATTACTGGCTGCAGCCCGCCGTCGCGGCGGCGCTCGCGCGCCTCTTCGACAACCTCGCGCACCGCGCGCCGCCCGAGACGCTCGTCGCGCAGTGGCTGCCCGACGTGTATGCCGCATGCCGTCGCGGCGAGCTCGCGCGCGAGCCGGTCGCGTGGGTGCGCCACCGAATCCGGGACGTGATCTCGCGCTACGCGCGCGCGTGCGGGATGCAGCAAAGCGCTTGA
- a CDS encoding sugar kinase, with translation MAAIVAAGELLAEFVAVQRGQGFDAPGEFAGPFPSGAPAIFADQAARMGASVAYAGCVGKDAFGDAIVARLAGHGVDVAHVRRAARPTGIACVAYRADGGRQFVFSIEGSASALLQPADVDPSMFAGCRYFHVMGSSLTSENAIAAVKRGVVEAARVGAKISFDPNVRAEMLAFAPMRSALHEMLDACHLFLPSEADLPFFCGPQPAERAIAGLLATHPLLERVVLKRGAAGSAAFDRTGSVAAPAYETAEVDPTGAGDCFGGTFVACLIAGLPVATALARANAAGALAVSRVGPMEGNSMPDEIDRFLAERGVRCAA, from the coding sequence ATGGCCGCGATCGTCGCCGCGGGCGAGCTGCTCGCCGAATTCGTCGCCGTGCAGCGCGGCCAGGGCTTCGACGCGCCGGGCGAGTTCGCCGGCCCGTTTCCGAGCGGCGCGCCCGCGATCTTCGCCGATCAGGCGGCGCGCATGGGCGCGTCGGTCGCGTACGCGGGCTGCGTCGGGAAAGACGCGTTCGGCGACGCGATCGTCGCGCGGCTCGCGGGCCACGGCGTCGATGTCGCGCACGTCCGCCGCGCCGCGCGGCCGACCGGCATCGCGTGCGTCGCCTATCGCGCGGACGGCGGCCGGCAATTCGTATTCAGCATCGAAGGCAGCGCATCCGCGCTTCTCCAGCCGGCCGACGTCGATCCGTCGATGTTCGCGGGCTGCCGCTATTTCCACGTGATGGGCTCGTCGCTCACGAGCGAGAACGCGATCGCCGCGGTCAAGCGCGGCGTGGTCGAGGCGGCGCGCGTCGGCGCGAAGATCTCGTTCGATCCGAACGTGCGCGCCGAGATGCTCGCGTTCGCGCCGATGCGCTCGGCGCTCCACGAGATGCTCGATGCGTGCCACCTGTTCCTGCCGAGCGAGGCCGATCTGCCGTTCTTCTGCGGGCCGCAGCCGGCCGAGCGCGCGATCGCGGGGCTGCTCGCGACGCATCCGCTCCTCGAGCGCGTCGTGCTGAAGCGCGGCGCGGCGGGCAGCGCCGCGTTCGACCGCACGGGCAGCGTTGCCGCGCCCGCGTACGAAACCGCCGAAGTCGATCCGACCGGCGCGGGCGACTGCTTCGGCGGCACGTTCGTCGCGTGCCTGATCGCGGGGCTGCCGGTCGCGACCGCGCTCGCTCGCGCGAACGCGGCGGGCGCGCTCGCGGTGTCGCGCGTCGGGCCGATGGAGGGCAACAGCATGCCGGACGAAATCGATCGTTTTCTCGCCGAGCGGGGTGTGCGATGCGCGGCGTGA
- a CDS encoding L-iditol 2-dehydrogenase: MRLQEKVAILTGAASGIGEAVARRYLEEGALCVLVDLKPADGSLARLIDAHPGRAIAVPADVTRRDDIARIVATAVERFGGVDILFNNAALFDMRPLLDESWDVFDRLFAVNVKGMFFLMQAVAQRMVEQGRGGKIVNMSSQAGRRGEALVSHYCATKAAVLSYTQSAALALAKHRINVNGIAPGVVDTPMWEQVDALFARYENRPLGEKKRLVGEAVPLGRMGVPDDLTGAALFLASADADYITAQTLNVDGGNWMS; encoded by the coding sequence GTGAGACTGCAGGAGAAGGTCGCGATCCTGACGGGCGCGGCAAGCGGTATCGGCGAAGCGGTGGCGCGACGCTATCTGGAAGAGGGCGCGCTTTGCGTGCTCGTCGATCTGAAACCGGCCGACGGCTCGCTCGCGCGGCTCATCGACGCGCATCCCGGCCGCGCGATCGCCGTGCCGGCGGACGTCACGCGCCGCGACGACATCGCGCGCATCGTCGCCACGGCGGTCGAGCGCTTCGGCGGCGTCGACATCCTCTTCAACAACGCGGCGCTCTTCGACATGCGCCCGCTTCTCGACGAATCGTGGGACGTATTCGACCGCCTCTTCGCCGTCAACGTGAAGGGCATGTTCTTCCTGATGCAGGCGGTCGCGCAGCGGATGGTCGAGCAGGGGCGCGGCGGCAAGATCGTCAACATGTCGTCGCAGGCGGGCCGCCGCGGCGAGGCGCTCGTGTCGCACTACTGCGCGACGAAGGCCGCGGTGCTGAGCTACACGCAGTCGGCCGCGCTCGCGCTCGCGAAGCACCGGATCAACGTGAACGGCATCGCGCCCGGCGTCGTCGATACGCCGATGTGGGAGCAGGTCGACGCGCTGTTCGCGCGCTACGAGAACCGGCCGCTCGGCGAGAAGAAGCGGCTTGTCGGCGAAGCGGTGCCGCTCGGCAGAATGGGCGTGCCCGACGATCTCACCGGCGCCGCGCTGTTCCTCGCGTCGGCCGATGCCGACTACATCACTGCCCAGACGCTCAATGTCGACGGCGGCAACTGGATGAGCTGA